In Streptomyces sp. NBC_01381, a genomic segment contains:
- a CDS encoding SH3 domain-containing protein: MSENVIAPESAEAAAAKSYPIAADVNVRSGPGTSYAKVGRLSAGTRVTLYCQRPGEKVTGPTGTSSIWDRIGSGRYVSDTYVRTGSDGYVATRC; the protein is encoded by the coding sequence ATGAGCGAGAACGTCATAGCACCGGAGTCCGCTGAGGCCGCGGCAGCGAAGTCGTACCCCATAGCCGCAGACGTCAACGTCCGCTCCGGCCCCGGTACTTCCTACGCCAAGGTCGGCCGCCTCTCGGCAGGCACCCGAGTCACGCTCTACTGCCAGCGCCCGGGCGAGAAGGTGACGGGCCCGACCGGCACCTCCAGCATCTGGGACCGCATCGGCAGCGGCCGCTACGTATCGGACACGTACGTCCGCACCGGCAGCGACGGCTACGTGGCCACGCGCTGCTGA
- the ilvD gene encoding dihydroxy-acid dehydratase: MPELRSRTVTHGRNMAGARALMRASGVPGADIGRKPIIAVANSFTEFVPGHTHLQPVGRIVSEAIKAAGGIPREFNTIAVDDGIAMGHGGMLYSLPSRDLIADSVEYMVEAHCADALICISNCDKITPGMLNAALRLNIPTVFVSGGPMEAGKATLVDGTVRKLDLVNAISDAVDESISDEDILRIEENACPTCGSCSGMFTANSMNCLTEAIGLSLPGNGSMLATHTGRKALYENAGETVVEITKRYYYEDDASVLPRSIATRAAFDNAMALDISMGGSTNTILHLLAAAQEAELEYTLADMDAVSRRVPCLAKVAPNVAPGGTYYMEDVHRAGGIPALLGELYRGGLLHEDVGSVHSKSIKDWLDTWDVRGGSPSAEAVEMWHAAPGCKPSAQAFSQSERWDTLDTDAAGGCIRDVAHAYSKDGGLAVLKGNLAQDGCVVKTAGVDESIWTFEGPAVVCESQEEAVEKILNKQVKPGDVVVIRYEGPKGGPGMQEMLHPTSFLKGRGLGKVCALVTDGRFSGGTSGLSIGHASPEAASGGTIALVEDGDRIRIDIPNRGIELLVPEAELAARREALAGVYAPKSRERKVSAALRAYAAMATSADRGAVRDVSKLG, from the coding sequence ATGCCCGAGCTCAGGTCCCGCACTGTCACCCACGGCCGCAACATGGCGGGCGCCCGCGCCCTTATGCGCGCCTCCGGTGTACCCGGCGCGGACATCGGGCGTAAGCCGATCATCGCCGTCGCCAATTCCTTCACCGAATTTGTCCCGGGCCACACCCACCTGCAGCCGGTCGGCCGGATCGTCTCCGAGGCGATCAAGGCCGCGGGCGGCATCCCCCGCGAGTTCAACACGATCGCCGTGGACGACGGCATCGCGATGGGCCACGGCGGAATGCTCTACTCGCTGCCCTCCCGCGACCTGATCGCGGACAGCGTGGAGTACATGGTGGAGGCCCACTGCGCCGACGCCCTGATCTGCATCTCCAACTGCGACAAGATCACCCCCGGCATGCTGAACGCGGCCCTGCGTCTCAACATCCCGACGGTCTTCGTCTCCGGCGGCCCGATGGAGGCCGGCAAGGCCACGCTGGTCGACGGCACGGTCCGCAAACTGGACCTGGTCAACGCGATCAGCGACGCCGTGGACGAGAGCATCTCGGACGAGGACATCCTCCGTATCGAGGAGAACGCCTGTCCGACCTGCGGCAGCTGCTCCGGCATGTTCACGGCGAACTCGATGAACTGCCTGACCGAGGCGATCGGCCTCTCCCTCCCCGGCAACGGCTCGATGCTCGCCACGCACACGGGCCGCAAGGCGCTGTACGAGAACGCCGGCGAGACGGTCGTCGAGATCACCAAGCGCTATTACTACGAGGACGACGCGTCGGTCCTGCCGCGCTCCATCGCCACGCGCGCCGCCTTCGACAACGCCATGGCGCTCGACATCTCCATGGGCGGCTCCACGAACACGATCCTGCACCTGCTGGCCGCCGCGCAGGAGGCCGAGCTCGAATACACCCTCGCCGACATGGACGCCGTCTCGCGCCGCGTCCCCTGCCTGGCCAAGGTCGCGCCGAACGTGGCGCCCGGCGGCACGTACTACATGGAGGACGTGCACCGCGCCGGCGGCATCCCCGCGCTCCTCGGCGAGCTGTACCGCGGGGGCCTGCTGCACGAGGACGTGGGCTCGGTCCACTCCAAGTCCATCAAGGACTGGCTGGACACCTGGGACGTGCGCGGCGGTTCGCCCTCCGCCGAGGCCGTCGAGATGTGGCACGCGGCCCCGGGCTGCAAGCCCTCCGCGCAGGCCTTCTCCCAGTCGGAGCGCTGGGACACCCTGGACACGGACGCCGCGGGCGGCTGCATCAGGGACGTGGCCCACGCGTACTCGAAGGACGGCGGCCTCGCGGTCCTGAAGGGCAATCTGGCTCAGGACGGCTGCGTCGTGAAGACGGCGGGCGTCGACGAGTCGATCTGGACGTTCGAGGGCCCGGCCGTGGTCTGCGAGTCGCAGGAAGAGGCCGTCGAAAAGATCCTCAACAAGCAGGTCAAGCCGGGCGACGTGGTGGTCATCCGCTACGAGGGCCCCAAGGGCGGCCCGGGCATGCAGGAGATGCTCCACCCCACCTCCTTCCTCAAGGGCCGCGGCCTCGGCAAGGTCTGCGCCCTGGTGACGGACGGCCGCTTCTCCGGCGGCACGTCGGGCCTCTCGATCGGCCACGCGTCGCCCGAGGCGGCATCCGGCGGCACCATCGCCCTGGTCGAGGACGGCGACCGCATCCGCATCGACATCCCCAACCGCGGCATCGAACTCCTGGTCCCCGAGGCCGAGTTGGCAGCCCGCCGCGAGGCTCTGGCCGGCGTCTACGCCCCCAAGTCCCGCGAGCGCAAGGTCTCGGCGGCACTGCGGGCGTACGCGGCGATGGCGACGAGCGCGGACAGGGGCGCGGTGCGGGACGTCTCGAAGCTGGGCTGA